From Acetobacteroides hydrogenigenes, one genomic window encodes:
- a CDS encoding sigma-54-dependent transcriptional regulator codes for MPKILVVDDDASFCLMLKSFFKKNGMEAAVAFSLNDGLKAAKDSFFDIILTDYRLPDGNGIDLLNTIKRHSPDTVVILMTGYADIKIAVNAIKMGAYEYVAKPINPDEIIHIIKSGLESTSKRVEKPIQSKSPEYIEGKCDAAKKVQDYINLVGPTEMSVLILGESGTGKEYAARRIHQFSKRKNAKFVAVDCGALPKDIAGSELFGHVKGSFTGAVNDKIGHFEEANGGTIFLDEIGNLSYDVQVNLLRAIQERKIRRIGSTQETSIDVRIISATNEDLKNALKTGEFREDLYHRLNEFSINLPPLRERKEDLIDFANFFKDKAAQEFGKQNIAFDQNVIDVFKRYEWPGNIREMKNVVRRAVLLASNNIVTTDSLPEEMLESSLTPASSTLGNETIDLRSIKEKSEQELIISTIVKAKYNKSQAAKLLGIDRKTLYNKLKQYGIDI; via the coding sequence ATGCCTAAAATACTCGTAGTAGATGACGACGCATCATTTTGCTTGATGCTTAAGTCATTTTTTAAAAAAAACGGAATGGAAGCTGCTGTTGCTTTTAGCCTCAACGATGGTCTAAAGGCTGCAAAGGATTCTTTCTTTGATATTATCTTAACGGATTATAGGCTACCTGATGGGAATGGGATTGACCTTCTAAACACGATCAAGCGTCACTCTCCAGACACCGTAGTAATCCTTATGACCGGCTATGCAGATATCAAGATAGCCGTAAACGCCATAAAGATGGGTGCCTACGAATATGTGGCAAAGCCTATAAACCCCGATGAGATAATCCACATCATAAAGAGCGGGCTAGAGAGCACTTCAAAACGAGTTGAAAAGCCGATACAAAGCAAGAGCCCTGAGTACATCGAGGGGAAATGCGATGCTGCCAAGAAAGTTCAGGACTACATAAACCTTGTGGGCCCTACCGAAATGTCGGTGCTCATCCTTGGCGAAAGCGGAACCGGCAAAGAGTACGCAGCACGCCGAATTCATCAGTTCAGCAAGCGTAAAAACGCCAAGTTCGTAGCGGTAGACTGCGGAGCACTCCCAAAGGATATTGCAGGGAGCGAGCTTTTTGGGCACGTTAAGGGATCATTCACAGGTGCAGTAAACGACAAAATCGGCCACTTTGAGGAAGCAAATGGCGGCACCATTTTTCTTGACGAGATCGGAAACCTCTCCTACGACGTACAGGTAAACCTACTAAGAGCTATTCAGGAGCGAAAGATTCGTAGAATTGGCTCTACACAAGAAACATCTATTGACGTTCGCATCATATCGGCCACCAACGAGGATCTGAAGAATGCGCTAAAAACCGGCGAGTTTAGGGAAGACCTATACCATCGCCTCAACGAGTTTAGCATCAACCTCCCTCCGCTGCGCGAACGCAAGGAAGACCTCATCGACTTTGCCAACTTTTTTAAAGACAAGGCTGCACAAGAATTTGGCAAGCAAAACATAGCCTTCGACCAAAACGTTATCGACGTTTTCAAGCGCTACGAGTGGCCTGGAAATATTCGTGAGATGAAGAACGTTGTTCGCCGCGCAGTTCTGCTAGCGAGCAACAACATTGTAACAACCGATTCGCTTCCCGAAGAGATGCTGGAATCTTCGCTAACACCAGCAAGCAGCACCCTAGGCAACGAAACGATAGACCTCCGAAGCATAAAGGAGAAATCGGAGCAAGAATTAATCATCAGCACTATCGTAAAAGCAAAATACAACAAATCCCAAGCTGCAAAGCTACTTGGGATTGATCGTAAAACGCTATACAATAAGCTCAAGCAATACGGAATTGATATCTAG
- a CDS encoding hybrid sensor histidine kinase/response regulator yields MVSFPTQSIRRKVFISFFVLMVFGIVAFFYSYLGVVRLSNTLRDAPASAQKLIIINQTLVKIYESETDAKLYAASGDDSFLKSYVEQNSYIDSSLQVLRNISIDAEQQVLLGNILIIQRQKSKVINDIIALKHKKTNKGDYKSIFRSKSDSSEVELKHRIYSTLGSNAPSEPVVVRKRTFFQRLKALFKEDETPIIMSHLGAQKKVDSITVKQKKTDNSIVQLQSKLAMLQERDKINEKLFKQQEIALLKKDKLLTDRMLYHITMMSKEEIRINREQLAKFESTTNSYMHKLILMGFSAFFVIVVFLILIFRDIRLSSRMQKQLEESNEKIQELLKVKERFLANMSHEIRTPLSAIMGFSDFLLSKKTYSEEEIMAINSSAKHLHSIVNEILDYSKVESNAVELEFSQFPLEAFFNEIITEMSIKAKEKGISLVLNLGVVPSMVKLDRLRLKQVMLNLISNAIKFTEQGEVVVNVYVQEEELRIDVVDTGIGIPMSAQEKIFEEFTQADGSVARKFGGTGLGLSISRKLVVLMGGNLLLKSEEGVGSTFIVEFPLANILSEGASTLSQDISSQPISSRVLFIDDDSYVRLLVSKIFAANGISFDIADNGAKGVEMCRKGVYGLVVTDLHMPGMSGIEAVKAIKEYNPLAKVLFLSADVSASMTNEMMAIGANGILQKPFTEGEILTAISNIMQVPRVDVREDRRPLCNISKVTAFIGNDRAELKQIIDAFVLSAEESIAFIASNNRIGNEVPVADRAHKLLTGFRQFEITRGVEYLREIEKCRHGRLLSEVQREIEELQKLWVDVKKYLEASL; encoded by the coding sequence ATGGTAAGCTTTCCAACCCAAAGCATAAGGCGTAAAGTCTTTATTTCTTTTTTTGTTCTGATGGTTTTTGGTATTGTAGCCTTTTTCTACAGCTACCTTGGAGTTGTAAGGCTATCGAATACCTTGAGAGATGCGCCTGCATCTGCCCAAAAGCTTATCATTATAAACCAGACGCTGGTTAAAATCTATGAGTCGGAAACCGATGCTAAGCTGTACGCTGCTTCTGGCGACGACTCCTTTCTGAAAAGCTACGTAGAGCAAAACAGCTATATCGACTCAAGTCTTCAAGTGCTTAGAAATATATCCATTGATGCAGAACAGCAGGTTTTGTTGGGTAATATCCTTATTATACAAAGACAGAAAAGTAAGGTTATCAACGATATTATTGCGCTAAAGCATAAAAAGACAAACAAGGGCGATTATAAGTCAATCTTTAGATCGAAATCGGATAGTTCGGAAGTGGAGCTCAAGCATAGGATTTATTCTACATTAGGCTCAAACGCTCCTTCCGAGCCTGTGGTTGTTAGAAAGCGTACCTTTTTTCAGCGGCTAAAGGCTTTGTTTAAGGAAGACGAAACTCCGATAATAATGTCGCACTTGGGGGCGCAAAAGAAGGTTGACTCAATAACGGTAAAGCAAAAGAAGACGGATAACAGCATCGTACAGCTGCAATCAAAGCTGGCAATGCTACAGGAGCGGGATAAAATAAACGAGAAACTTTTTAAGCAGCAGGAAATAGCGCTCCTTAAGAAGGATAAGCTGCTAACCGATAGAATGCTTTATCATATTACGATGATGAGCAAGGAAGAAATACGCATCAATAGAGAGCAGCTGGCAAAGTTTGAAAGCACTACGAATAGCTATATGCACAAGCTTATACTTATGGGGTTCTCTGCCTTCTTTGTGATCGTTGTTTTTCTGATTCTTATATTTAGGGATATACGGCTAAGCTCTCGTATGCAAAAGCAGCTCGAAGAGTCGAATGAAAAGATTCAGGAGCTGTTGAAGGTAAAAGAGAGATTTCTTGCCAACATGAGCCACGAAATTCGTACGCCTCTTTCGGCAATCATGGGCTTTTCCGATTTTCTGCTTAGCAAAAAAACGTATTCCGAAGAGGAGATTATGGCTATTAACTCCTCTGCTAAACACCTTCACTCTATTGTAAATGAGATTCTAGATTACTCAAAGGTAGAGTCTAACGCCGTAGAATTGGAGTTCTCTCAGTTTCCCTTGGAAGCATTTTTTAATGAGATCATCACCGAAATGAGCATTAAAGCCAAGGAGAAAGGGATCAGCTTGGTGCTTAACCTTGGAGTAGTGCCATCGATGGTAAAGCTTGACAGGTTAAGGCTTAAGCAGGTTATGCTTAACTTGATAAGCAATGCAATAAAGTTTACAGAGCAAGGAGAGGTTGTTGTAAACGTTTACGTACAAGAAGAGGAGCTAAGAATAGATGTTGTTGATACCGGAATTGGTATTCCAATGTCAGCTCAGGAGAAGATCTTTGAAGAGTTTACCCAAGCTGATGGGTCTGTAGCGCGAAAGTTTGGTGGAACAGGTTTGGGGCTAAGCATCAGCCGTAAGCTTGTTGTTTTAATGGGAGGAAATCTGTTGCTAAAGTCGGAAGAAGGCGTTGGAAGTACGTTTATCGTAGAGTTTCCTCTAGCGAATATTCTTAGCGAGGGAGCCAGTACGCTTAGTCAAGATATTTCTTCACAGCCAATTTCGTCTAGGGTACTTTTTATCGACGACGACAGCTACGTTCGGCTCCTTGTAAGCAAGATATTTGCAGCAAATGGCATCAGTTTTGATATTGCAGATAATGGGGCTAAAGGTGTGGAAATGTGTAGAAAAGGGGTGTATGGGCTTGTAGTAACCGATTTGCATATGCCCGGCATGAGCGGAATAGAGGCCGTTAAAGCTATAAAGGAGTACAATCCATTGGCTAAGGTGCTCTTCCTTTCGGCAGATGTCAGCGCGTCGATGACGAATGAAATGATGGCCATTGGGGCAAACGGAATACTGCAAAAGCCTTTTACGGAAGGGGAAATATTAACTGCAATCTCGAATATTATGCAAGTTCCAAGAGTTGATGTTAGGGAGGATAGGAGGCCGTTGTGCAATATCTCGAAGGTGACGGCTTTTATTGGTAATGATAGGGCGGAGCTTAAGCAGATTATTGATGCTTTTGTTTTATCGGCAGAAGAATCAATTGCATTTATTGCAAGCAACAATAGGATAGGCAATGAGGTGCCTGTTGCAGATAGGGCTCATAAGTTGCTAACCGGTTTTAGGCAGTTTGAAATTACGAGAGGGGTAGAGTACCTCCGCGAAATAGAAAAATGTCGACATGGTAGGCTGCTCTCCGAAGTGCAGCGTGAAATAGAGGAGCTGCAAAAGTTATGGGTAGATGTGAAAAAATATCTAGAGGCTAGCCTCTAG
- a CDS encoding Cbp1 family collagen-binding glycoprotein adhesin, producing the protein MKKFLIAIAVVVFAASCGNKQEVEKLKAENQKLSELVSVKDTTLNNIFMSLSEVEENLEAVKQKQNIISVTTKQGELSRDVKDRIKDDIAQINELLEQNKRTIANLQGTAKKLKAANIKIDGLEKMIEQLTKQNGEKDAEIASLKEQLTKLNFQLAELNSRVDTLTTHKKALEENVTARTNELNTAYFIIGSQKELEQKGIINRSGGFIGIGRTATVNSNVNLDAFTKVDIRNFEGVEIGHKNVKILSTHPSDSYTLKVDSKNFCSGIEITNSKKFWQSSKFLVITYRK; encoded by the coding sequence ATGAAAAAGTTTTTAATAGCAATAGCAGTTGTGGTATTTGCAGCTTCGTGCGGTAATAAGCAGGAAGTAGAGAAGCTAAAGGCCGAAAACCAAAAGCTTTCAGAGTTGGTTAGCGTAAAGGATACAACGCTTAATAACATATTTATGTCGCTTAGCGAGGTTGAGGAAAACCTCGAGGCTGTAAAGCAAAAGCAGAATATCATAAGCGTAACAACAAAGCAAGGAGAGCTTAGCCGCGATGTTAAGGATCGAATTAAGGATGATATAGCACAAATTAATGAGCTCCTAGAGCAGAATAAGCGAACCATTGCAAACCTTCAAGGCACAGCAAAGAAGCTTAAAGCTGCCAATATCAAGATTGATGGGCTTGAAAAAATGATTGAGCAGCTAACCAAGCAAAACGGCGAAAAGGATGCAGAGATCGCTTCGCTAAAGGAGCAGCTGACAAAGCTTAACTTCCAGCTCGCCGAACTAAATAGCCGTGTTGATACTCTAACTACCCATAAGAAGGCCTTAGAGGAGAATGTTACTGCCAGAACGAACGAGCTTAATACGGCATACTTCATTATTGGATCGCAAAAGGAACTCGAGCAAAAAGGTATCATCAACCGTTCCGGTGGCTTTATTGGTATTGGAAGAACGGCTACCGTAAACTCAAACGTAAATCTCGATGCATTTACCAAAGTCGATATCCGCAATTTTGAAGGTGTTGAAATTGGGCATAAGAACGTGAAGATTTTGAGTACGCATCCTTCCGACTCGTACACTCTTAAAGTTGATAGCAAAAACTTCTGCTCTGGAATTGAAATTACAAACAGCAAGAAGTTTTGGCAATCGTCTAAATTCTTAGTAATTACCTACCGAAAGTAG
- a CDS encoding ABC transporter permease, with translation MNKTLLIIKREFLTRVKKKSFIIMTLLTPILMGALMVVPGMLASMGDTSSKKIAVVDKTKMFVNKLQGTEKVSFEYIGEQDLPAYKKAMTDKGVDAILVINQGIINNPKDAVIYSNEDVSVEMSSMIESNMEDLIKEEKMRTFNIQNLDEMLKQVKSSVNLNTIKLDENGMEKETNTVVIMGIAYIFGFLMYLFIFLFGSQVMRGVIEEKSNRVVEVIISSVKPIQLMMGKIIGVAAVGLLQFTIWILLSLAIFVGVKGYMMSSYSEKMAQQTQVTSVMSAQGGTQISEEDMAKIQDEVGDTTKIFNSISERIIPILFYFVIFFLGGYLLYSSLFAAVGSAVDNETETQQLMLPITIPIILALMVMMHTFQNPNSSISFWFSMIPLTSPIVMMARIPFEIPTWEVILSIVILYATIFAVIWLSAKIYRTGILMYGKKTSFKEMLKWIKHS, from the coding sequence ATGAATAAGACTCTACTTATAATTAAGCGCGAATTCCTTACAAGAGTAAAGAAGAAAAGCTTTATCATAATGACCTTGTTAACCCCAATCCTGATGGGGGCGCTCATGGTTGTGCCCGGCATGCTTGCCTCGATGGGCGATACGTCCAGCAAGAAAATAGCAGTAGTTGATAAAACTAAGATGTTTGTAAACAAGCTGCAGGGAACCGAAAAGGTGTCGTTCGAGTACATCGGCGAGCAGGATTTGCCAGCCTACAAAAAGGCGATGACGGATAAAGGCGTTGATGCAATACTTGTTATCAACCAGGGAATCATTAACAATCCTAAGGATGCTGTTATCTACTCGAACGAGGACGTAAGCGTGGAGATGAGCAGCATGATTGAGTCGAATATGGAAGACTTAATTAAGGAGGAGAAGATGAGAACCTTTAACATCCAAAACCTTGACGAAATGCTTAAGCAGGTGAAGTCCTCGGTAAACCTTAACACCATAAAGCTGGACGAGAATGGGATGGAAAAGGAAACCAATACTGTGGTTATTATGGGAATTGCCTATATATTCGGATTCCTGATGTACCTGTTTATCTTCCTGTTTGGAAGCCAGGTTATGCGAGGTGTTATCGAAGAAAAATCGAATAGGGTAGTTGAGGTGATTATCTCGTCGGTTAAGCCAATCCAGCTGATGATGGGGAAAATTATCGGGGTTGCCGCTGTCGGTCTGCTACAGTTCACAATCTGGATTCTGCTCTCTCTGGCCATTTTTGTGGGCGTAAAGGGATACATGATGAGCTCCTATTCCGAAAAGATGGCGCAGCAAACGCAGGTTACTTCGGTAATGAGCGCTCAGGGTGGAACCCAAATTAGCGAAGAGGATATGGCGAAAATTCAGGATGAAGTTGGTGATACCACAAAGATCTTTAACTCGATTTCGGAGCGAATCATTCCAATTCTTTTCTACTTTGTGATTTTCTTCCTAGGTGGCTATCTGCTCTACTCTTCGTTGTTTGCAGCAGTAGGTTCTGCTGTCGATAACGAAACGGAGACCCAGCAGCTGATGCTCCCAATTACCATTCCAATTATTTTGGCTCTAATGGTGATGATGCATACCTTCCAGAATCCGAACAGCTCCATCTCGTTTTGGTTCTCGATGATTCCGCTAACCTCGCCTATAGTAATGATGGCCCGAATACCGTTCGAAATTCCAACGTGGGAAGTAATACTTTCAATCGTTATTCTGTATGCCACCATCTTTGCGGTAATATGGCTCTCTGCCAAAATTTACCGTACAGGTATCCTTATGTATGGAAAGAAGACCTCATTTAAGGAGATGCTGAAGTGGATTAAGCATTCCTAG
- a CDS encoding ABC transporter ATP-binding protein, with protein sequence MEIFRAENVVKRYADHLALDNVSVTIPQGKIYGLLGPNGAGKTTLIRIINQITMPDSGKIYFKGNEMKMSDVQFIGYLPEERGLYKKMKVGEQAMYFAQLKGLSHSEALKRLRYWFAKFEIQAWWNKKVEELSKGMAQKVQFIITILHEPELMIFDEPFSGFDPINANLLKEEILEFKKKGHTIIFSTHNMASVEELCDNITLINKSRNVLSGDIDEIRHSYGDNIYQIDYVGEVGALSKVLHNGYQIVDEVFEKGLSKVRVKLQPDQSGNPLISAVVPHVEVVNFQKIIPSMNDIFIKVVQGESSLKAAHYTE encoded by the coding sequence ATGGAAATATTTAGAGCAGAAAATGTTGTAAAACGGTATGCAGACCATTTAGCCCTAGATAATGTTAGCGTAACAATCCCTCAAGGGAAGATTTACGGGCTATTGGGACCTAATGGAGCTGGGAAAACCACCCTCATTCGAATCATCAACCAAATAACGATGCCCGACAGCGGTAAAATTTACTTTAAGGGCAACGAGATGAAGATGAGCGATGTTCAGTTTATCGGGTACTTGCCCGAAGAGCGTGGCCTTTACAAGAAAATGAAGGTTGGCGAGCAGGCAATGTACTTTGCTCAGCTTAAGGGGCTGTCGCACTCCGAGGCTTTGAAGCGTCTAAGGTACTGGTTTGCCAAGTTTGAGATTCAGGCCTGGTGGAATAAAAAGGTGGAGGAACTCTCGAAAGGGATGGCTCAAAAGGTTCAGTTTATTATAACCATTCTCCACGAGCCCGAGCTAATGATTTTTGACGAGCCTTTCAGCGGGTTCGACCCAATAAATGCAAATCTGCTTAAGGAAGAAATTCTTGAGTTTAAGAAAAAGGGGCATACCATAATTTTCTCTACGCACAACATGGCCTCGGTAGAGGAGCTATGCGATAACATTACGCTTATAAATAAGTCTCGTAATGTTCTTAGCGGCGATATCGATGAAATCCGCCATAGCTACGGCGATAATATTTACCAGATAGACTACGTTGGCGAGGTCGGAGCATTGTCCAAGGTTCTGCATAACGGCTACCAAATCGTTGATGAAGTATTCGAGAAGGGCTTGTCGAAGGTGAGGGTTAAGCTTCAGCCCGATCAGTCGGGCAATCCGCTTATTTCGGCTGTTGTTCCACATGTCGAGGTGGTAAACTTCCAAAAAATTATCCCCAGCATGAACGATATCTTTATAAAAGTTGTGCAAGGAGAATCATCGCTAAAAGCAGCTCATTATACCGAATAA
- the dnaJ gene encoding molecular chaperone DnaJ yields the protein MAKRDYYEVLGVSRNATQEELKKAYRKMAIKYHPDKNPDNKEAEEKFKEAAEAFSVLSDDNKRARYDQFGHAGVGTSDASSGGFGGFGGGMSMDDIFSQFGDLFGGHFGGFGGFGRSQGRRTNRGGDIRVKVRLTLQEIAYGADKKLKINKQVKCNTCNGTGAEHGTAFTTCSTCNGSGTVIGVTNSIFGRVQTQSTCPTCRGTGKTITKHCSSCSGSGVVSDSEVVSFHIPAGVSEGMQLNVSGKGNAPQGGGVNGDLLVVIEEEPHEELIRDGNDLVYTLFLGFPDAVLGCSSEVPTIDGKARIKIDPGTQPGRVFRLKGKGLPDVDGYGRGDLLIYVSVWVPKNLSASEKEQVERMRDSGSYAPKPDKSDKNFFDRIKGMFGR from the coding sequence ATGGCAAAAAGAGATTACTATGAGGTTTTAGGGGTTTCCCGAAATGCAACCCAAGAGGAGCTAAAGAAGGCCTACCGAAAGATGGCCATAAAGTATCACCCCGATAAAAATCCAGACAATAAGGAGGCCGAAGAGAAATTTAAGGAGGCAGCCGAGGCGTTCAGCGTACTAAGCGATGACAATAAGCGCGCACGCTACGACCAGTTTGGTCATGCAGGTGTAGGTACTTCGGACGCAAGTAGCGGTGGCTTTGGTGGCTTTGGTGGAGGTATGTCTATGGACGATATCTTCTCCCAGTTTGGCGATCTTTTTGGAGGTCATTTCGGTGGCTTTGGCGGATTTGGTAGAAGTCAAGGTCGTCGAACCAATCGAGGGGGAGATATCCGCGTAAAGGTTCGTCTTACCCTGCAGGAAATTGCCTACGGTGCCGACAAAAAGCTGAAGATAAACAAGCAGGTAAAGTGTAACACTTGTAACGGAACAGGGGCAGAGCATGGCACTGCATTTACCACTTGTAGTACTTGCAATGGTTCTGGAACTGTAATTGGGGTTACCAACTCGATATTCGGACGCGTTCAAACCCAAAGCACCTGTCCCACCTGTCGTGGAACCGGAAAAACTATAACAAAGCACTGCTCCAGCTGTTCTGGATCTGGCGTTGTGAGTGACTCTGAGGTCGTTTCTTTCCACATTCCAGCAGGAGTATCGGAAGGTATGCAGCTTAATGTTTCGGGGAAAGGAAATGCCCCACAGGGTGGTGGAGTTAATGGAGACCTTTTGGTTGTAATCGAAGAGGAACCGCACGAGGAGCTTATTCGCGATGGAAACGATTTGGTGTACACTCTTTTCCTCGGATTTCCCGATGCCGTTCTTGGCTGCTCCTCTGAAGTGCCTACCATCGATGGTAAAGCCCGCATAAAAATAGACCCAGGCACTCAACCCGGCCGAGTATTTCGTCTAAAGGGTAAAGGTTTACCCGATGTTGATGGCTATGGCAGGGGTGACCTTTTGATATACGTAAGCGTATGGGTTCCTAAGAACCTTTCCGCTTCCGAGAAGGAGCAAGTTGAAAGAATGCGAGACTCCGGAAGTTATGCTCCAAAGCCCGACAAGTCGGACAAGAATTTCTTCGATCGTATAAAAGGAATGTTTGGTAGATAG
- a CDS encoding nucleotide exchange factor GrpE — translation MTKSKHKTDKEVENQSPIETNMPVEENLTANEESENAAAEASEAAEGADAISAESEVLSEKIAEWKDRYLRLTAEYDNYRKRTLKEREELVRTAGEGLIKDVLVVVDDFERALLALEKLSDTAGFDGINLIYDKLMSMLKSKGVTVINRVGEPFDTDFEEAITKFPAPTPEQKGTVIDVVQKGYLLNGKVIRYAKVVVGE, via the coding sequence ATGACTAAGTCGAAGCATAAAACGGATAAAGAAGTTGAGAATCAATCTCCCATAGAGACAAACATGCCTGTAGAGGAGAATCTGACTGCAAACGAGGAGAGTGAAAACGCTGCTGCCGAAGCATCAGAAGCTGCTGAGGGGGCAGATGCCATTTCAGCAGAATCGGAAGTGCTGAGTGAAAAAATTGCAGAGTGGAAGGATCGCTATCTTCGACTTACAGCCGAATACGATAACTACCGTAAGCGTACGCTGAAGGAGCGCGAAGAGCTTGTTAGAACGGCTGGAGAAGGATTGATTAAGGACGTTCTTGTTGTAGTTGACGACTTCGAAAGGGCGCTCTTGGCACTCGAAAAGCTCAGCGATACGGCAGGTTTCGATGGCATAAACCTCATCTACGATAAGCTTATGTCGATGCTTAAGTCGAAAGGTGTTACCGTAATTAATAGGGTTGGAGAGCCTTTTGATACCGATTTTGAAGAGGCAATAACCAAATTCCCGGCACCAACTCCAGAACAAAAGGGAACGGTGATAGATGTAGTTCAAAAGGGATACTTGCTGAACGGAAAAGTGATAAGATACGCCAAGGTTGTTGTTGGCGAATAG
- the murA gene encoding UDP-N-acetylglucosamine 1-carboxyvinyltransferase, whose protein sequence is MGTFVVKGGHPLKGEITPQGAKNEALQVISAVLLTPKKVTISNIPNILDVMKLIQLLSKMGVAVAKVDESTYTFEAKNVNFDYLKTEDFRKEASSLRGSIMVVGPLLSRFGKGFMPRPGGDKIGRRRLDTHFIGFEKLGAKFNFDANESFFTVEAKELKGAYMLLDEASVTGTANIIMAATLAKGTTTIYNAACEPYVQQLCKMLNRMGAKISGVGSNLLTIEGVSELGGTEHRLLPDMIEIGSFIGLAAMTHSEITIKNVSYPDLGIIPDSFRRLGIKMELRGDDIYIPAQDHYEIDTFIDGSILTIADAPWPGLTPDLLSIFLVVATQAKGSVLIHQKMFESRLFFVDKLIDMGAQIILCDPHRATVIGHDNAIKLRPTVMSSPDIRAGVALLIAALSADGTSVIHNIDQIDRGYQNIDLRLNALGANISRGL, encoded by the coding sequence ATGGGCACTTTTGTTGTTAAAGGAGGGCATCCTTTAAAGGGTGAAATTACTCCTCAAGGTGCAAAAAATGAAGCACTTCAGGTTATAAGCGCTGTTCTGCTTACCCCAAAAAAGGTTACCATCTCGAATATTCCGAATATTCTTGATGTAATGAAGCTAATACAGCTTCTTAGCAAAATGGGTGTTGCTGTTGCAAAAGTTGACGAATCTACCTATACGTTTGAAGCCAAGAATGTAAACTTTGACTACCTTAAAACGGAGGATTTCCGAAAAGAAGCATCAAGTTTGCGTGGTTCAATAATGGTTGTAGGGCCTCTTTTATCTCGATTTGGCAAAGGTTTTATGCCTCGTCCTGGGGGAGATAAGATTGGCAGAAGACGTTTAGACACCCACTTTATTGGTTTCGAAAAGTTAGGCGCTAAATTTAACTTCGATGCTAACGAGAGTTTTTTTACCGTCGAAGCCAAGGAGTTAAAAGGCGCATACATGCTTTTGGATGAGGCCTCGGTAACTGGTACTGCCAATATTATTATGGCTGCTACGTTGGCAAAGGGAACGACCACCATTTATAATGCCGCTTGCGAGCCCTATGTACAGCAACTTTGTAAGATGCTGAACCGAATGGGGGCAAAAATTTCTGGTGTTGGCTCAAATCTGCTAACCATCGAAGGTGTAAGCGAACTTGGAGGTACTGAGCATCGTTTGCTCCCAGACATGATTGAAATAGGTAGCTTTATTGGTTTGGCTGCTATGACCCATAGCGAGATTACCATAAAGAACGTATCCTACCCCGATCTTGGTATTATTCCAGATAGCTTCCGAAGATTGGGTATCAAGATGGAACTCCGTGGCGACGATATCTACATTCCTGCCCAAGACCACTACGAAATAGACACCTTTATTGATGGTTCAATCCTTACCATTGCCGATGCTCCATGGCCTGGACTTACTCCAGACCTTCTGAGTATCTTCTTGGTTGTAGCCACACAGGCAAAAGGAAGCGTGCTAATCCATCAAAAGATGTTCGAAAGCCGACTATTCTTTGTTGATAAGCTAATCGATATGGGGGCTCAAATTATTCTTTGCGATCCACACCGTGCTACCGTAATTGGTCACGACAATGCAATAAAGCTGCGCCCTACAGTAATGAGTTCGCCAGATATACGTGCGGGTGTTGCTCTTTTGATTGCAGCGCTTTCGGCTGATGGCACTAGCGTTATTCATAACATTGATCAAATAGACAGGGGCTATCAGAACATAGATCTTAGGTTAAACGCCCTAGGTGCCAACATTTCGAGAGGATTGTAG
- a CDS encoding DUF4290 domain-containing protein produces the protein MNQIDISEENDFRDYNSQRKKLILPEYGRHIQKMVDYVSTIEDPEERNRMARILISVMGNLNPHLRDINDFKHKLWDHLHVISDFKIDIDSPYPKPSRDTINELPKPIDYPAHPIRIKHYGRVIEQMVKDVAEMEDGPVKTFYITSVANQMKKAYLTWNKDAVSDETIIRDLESLSDGKIRLNLNTKLMDTREFKPSGAGSTAASSGKRRHKGGRKK, from the coding sequence ATGAATCAAATCGATATCAGCGAAGAGAATGATTTTAGGGATTACAATTCTCAGCGAAAAAAGCTAATCCTCCCAGAGTATGGCCGTCATATCCAAAAAATGGTTGATTACGTTTCTACAATAGAAGACCCAGAGGAGCGTAACCGTATGGCTCGTATATTAATATCGGTGATGGGAAATCTTAATCCTCACTTGCGTGATATTAATGATTTTAAGCATAAGCTTTGGGATCATCTTCATGTAATTTCGGATTTTAAGATTGACATCGACTCTCCTTACCCCAAGCCTAGTAGAGATACAATTAATGAGCTTCCTAAACCAATTGACTATCCCGCTCATCCTATAAGGATAAAGCACTACGGTCGAGTTATTGAGCAGATGGTTAAAGATGTTGCGGAAATGGAGGATGGTCCGGTAAAGACTTTCTACATAACGTCGGTGGCAAATCAAATGAAGAAGGCCTACCTTACATGGAATAAGGATGCCGTTAGCGATGAAACCATTATCAGAGATTTGGAGTCGCTTTCGGACGGGAAAATTAGGCTTAACTTGAATACTAAGCTTATGGATACCCGCGAGTTTAAGCCAAGTGGAGCTGGTAGTACGGCTGCTAGTTCTGGCAAAAGAAGGCACAAGGGAGGTCGGAAAAAGTAG